In Falco biarmicus isolate bFalBia1 chromosome 6, bFalBia1.pri, whole genome shotgun sequence, the following are encoded in one genomic region:
- the BEND3 gene encoding BEN domain-containing protein 3 isoform X3, which yields MKNRDAGSPTQVNAEQPNKNKNPNVTWLCEEESFSDVTTPSYKKPLYGISHKITEKKNPPGAEQFASYELFEKINPSSPSHLRTLNDQRKRDSATAIAVTAATTDADPNIYSLIQKMFYTLNTLNTNMTQLHSKVDLLSLEVSRIKKQVSPVESVADFKPPPEYQLTSAELKQIMDQSTSGGDLACRLLVQLFPELFSDDEFSRSCSACGFLNKRKLESLHLQLIRNYVEVCYPSVKNTAVWQVECLPQVNDFFNRFWAQREMENSQQSVQSSGFYETEQVESSHFMEDKEQEEALSLDRSNAIASDYMLDAQDLNEFLDEASSPGEFSVFLLHRLFPELFDHRKLAERYSCFGDSGKQLLDPHRLQIIRRYTEIYFPDVQEEAAWLQQCVQRINDELENTYMDGSECDQMRDDCYDSSSLPDDVSIIKVEDSFEYEKPGRRSKKIWLVPIDFDKLDFPPPDFDVPVPDYLLNKEQIKSIYESSLSIGNFASRLLVLLFPELFTHENLRKQYNCSGSLGKKQLDPTRIKLIRHYVQILYPRAKNDRVWTLEFVGKLDERCRRRDTEQRRTYQQQRKIHIPGPDRREFLSYAINAERFREEFEGPPLPPERSSKDFCKIPLDELVVPNPDFPVPSLYLLSDKEVREIVQQSLSVGNFAARLLVRLFPELFTPENLRLQYNHSGACNKKQLDPIRLRLIRHYVEAVYPVEKMEEVWHYECIPSIDERCRRPNRKKCDILKKAKKEKK from the coding sequence ATGAAGAACAGAGATGCTGGCTCACCCACTCAGGTAAATGCAGAGCAGCCAAACAAGAACAAGAATCCTAACGTAACATGGCTCTGTGAAGAAGAATCCTTCAGTGATGTAACAACTCCATCTTATAAAAAACCTCTCTATGGCATCTCACACAAAATCACGGAGAAGAAGAACCCACCAGGAGCAGAGCAGTTTGCTTCTTATGAGTTGTTTGAAAAAATCAACCCCAGCAGTCCCTCACATCTTCGGACTTTGAATGACCAACGGAAAAGGGACTCTGCTACAGCCATAGCCGTAACAGCAGCCACCACAGATGCCGACCCAAATATATATTCTTtgatacagaaaatgttttacaCGCTTAACACCCTCAATACCAATATGACTCAGCTTCACAGTAAAGTTGACCTGTTGTCTTTGGAGGTTAGCAGAATTAAAAAGCAAGTCAGTCCAGTAGAGTCCGTTGCAGACTTCAAGCCTCCCCCGGAGTATCAGCTGACTTCTGCAGAGCTCAAACAGATCATGGATCAAAGCACATCAGGCGGAGACCTAGCTTGCCGGTTGCTAGTGCAGCTCTTCCCAGAGCTCTTCAGCGATGACGAgttcagcagaagctgcagtgcATGTGGCTTTCTCAACAAAAGGAAACTTGAATCTCTTCATCTACAGCTTATCCGTAACTATGTGGAAGTTTGTTATCCTTCTGTGAAGAATACAGCTGTGTGGCAGGTGGAGTGTTTGCCTCAAGTCAATGATTTTTTCAATAGATTTTGGGCtcaaagggaaatggaaaacagtcAGCAGAGTGTGCAGTCGTCTGGTTTTTATGAGACTGAGCAGGTCGAATCCTCTCATTTTATGGAGGATAAAGAGCAGGAGGAAGCTTTGTCCTTGGACAGGAGTAATGCTATTGCCTCAGATTACATGCTGGATGCTCAGGATCTCAATGAATTTTTAGATGAAGCTTCTTCTCCGGGGGAATTCTCTGTTTTTTTGTTACACAGATTGTTTCCAGAACTCTTCGACCACAGAAAATTAGCTGAAAGGTACAGCTGCTTTGGAGACTCTGGAAAACAACTGCTGGATCCTCATCGGCTTCAAATAATCCGTAGGTACACTGAAATTTACTTTCCAGATGTGCAAGAAGAAGCAGCCTGGTTGCAGCAATGTGTTCAACGAATAAATGATGAGCTTGAAAATACTTATATGGATGGGAGTGAATGTGATCAGATGAGAGATGACTGTTACGATTCTTCTAGTTTACCAGATGATGTATCAATAATAAAAGTAGAAGACAGTTTTGAATATGAAAAGCCTGGCAGGCGCTCAAAAAAAATTTGGCTTGTACCCATAGACTTTGACAAACTTGACTTTCCCCCTCCTGATTTCGATGTCCCTGTGCCGGATTACTTGTTGAACAAAGAACAGATTAAAAGCATATATGAAAGCAGTCTTTCCATAGGCAACTTTGCCTCTCGATTGcttgttcttttatttcctgaattGTTTACTCATGAAAACTTACGGAAGCAATATAACTGTAGTGGATCTTTAGGCAAGAAACAGCTCGACCCCActagaattaaattaattcGACATTATGTGCAGATACTGTACCCCAGAGCAAAGAATGACAGAGTGTGGACATTGGAGTTTGTTGGGAAGCTTGACGAGAGGTGTCGACGAAGAGACACGGAGCAAAGGCGCACATACCAACAGCAACGGAAAATCCACATACCAGGGCCCGACAGGAGGGAATTTCTCAGCTATGCAATAAATGCCGAGAGGTTTCGAGAAGAATTCGAAGGGCCACCACTGCCaccagaaagaagcagcaaggatTTTTGCAAGATACCACTCGATGAACTCGTTGTTCCTAATCCAGACTTCCCTGTGCCTTCTCTGTATTTGCTGTCTGATAAGGAGGTAAGAGAGATAGTGCAGCAGAGCCTGTCTGTCGGCAACTTTGCTGCCAGGCTTCTCGTAAGACTCTTTCCCGAGCTCTTTACTCCGGAGAATCTCAGACTGCAATACAACCATTCAGGTGCTTGTAACAAAAAACAGCTCGATCCTATCAGACTGAGACTGATCCGTCATTACGTGGAGGCAGTTTACCCTGtggagaaaatggaagaagtaTGGCATTATGAATGTATACCGAGCATTGATGAAAGATGCCGGCGTCCTAACAGAAAAAAGTGTGATAtactgaaaaaagcaaagaaagaaaaaaagtga